In Macadamia integrifolia cultivar HAES 741 chromosome 12, SCU_Mint_v3, whole genome shotgun sequence, the following are encoded in one genomic region:
- the LOC122057820 gene encoding serine carboxypeptidase-like, with amino-acid sequence MWTSLVLVVLSLTRLSPISWATATPSPDGFSLLPHANLPSVQAEKLIRQLNLLPKDALDAPIARQAVPPTPKIVEKRFRLPNLADSSGVSVEDLGHHAGYYELKNSYAARMFYFFFESRSSKEDPVVIWLTGGPGCSSELAVFYENGPFTIAKNLSLQWNEYGWDKVSNLLYVDQPTGTGFSYSSDRRDTRHNEEGVSNDLYDFLQAFFAEHPEYAKNDFYITGESYAGHYIPAFAVRVHQGNKAKEGIHINLKGFAIGNGLTDPAVQYQAYTDYALEMGIIKESQYKIINKFIPVCEMAIKLCDDKRKIPCMASFVVCNSIFNMIMGVAGDINYYDVRKKCEGSLCYDFSNMEKFLNEKPVRDALGVGDIEFVSCSPSVYSAMIMDWMRNLEVGIPALLEDGIKMMIYAGEYDLICNWLGNSRWVHAMEWSGQKEFVAAPNVSFVVDGGEAGQMKSYGPLTFLKVHDAGHMVPMDQPKAALEMLKRWTQGQLSEQGQVADM; translated from the exons ATGTGGACAAGCCTCGTTCTCGtagttctctctctcacccGCCTCTCTCCAATCTCTTGGGCGACTGCAACTCCGAGCCCTGATGGTTTTAGCCTTCTTCCCCATGCCAATCTTCCTTCTGTGCAAGCAGAGAAGCTAATCCGACAGCTTAATCTCCTCCCTAAGGATGCCCTTGATGCTCCCATCGCTCGCCAAGCCGTTCCTCCCACTCCCAAGATCGTCGAGAAACGCTTCAGGTTACCCAACCTAGCTGATTCTTCTGGGGTTTCAGTTGAAGACCTTGGTCACCATGCCGGATACTATGAGCTCAAGAACTCGTACGCTGCTAG GatgttctacttcttctttgAATCACGAAGCAGCAAGGAGGATCCTGTCGTTATTTGGTTGACTGGGGGTCCAGGGTGTAGCAGTGAGTTGGCTGTTTTCTATGAAAATGGGCCTTTCACCATTGCAAAAAATTTGTCCCTTCAATGGAATGAATACGGCTGGGACAAG GTATCAAACCTTCTGTACGTCGATCAACCTACTGGAACTGGTTTTAGTTATAGTTCTGATAGGCGTGACACTCGTCACAATGAAGAGGGTGTTAGCAATGATCTATATGATTTCCTGCAG GCATTTTTCGCTGAACATCCTGAATACGCGAAGAATGACTTCTATATCACTGGAGAATCATATGCTGGGCACTATATTCCTGCTTTTGCTGTCCGAGTTCACCAAGGGAACAAAGCTAAAGAGGGAATTCATATAAACCTCAAG GGATTTGCCATTGGAAATGGACTCACCGATCCTGCAGTCCAATATCAAGCATACACGGATTACGCATTGGAAATGGGAATAATTAAGGAATCTCAGTACAAGATTATTAACAAATTCATTCCAGTTTGTGAAATGGCAATAAAGCTTTGCG ACGACAAACGTAAAATCCCATGCATGGCATCATTTGTTGTTTGCAACTCTATATTCAATATGATCATGGGGGTTGCTGGTGATATCAAT TACTATGATGTTAGAAAGAAGTGTGAAGGGAGCCTTTGCTATGACTTCTCAAACATGGAGAAATTCCTGAACGAGAAACCTGTTAGGGATGCTCTTGGAGTTGGGGACATTGAATTTGTTTCATGTAGCCCTTCCGTTTACAGTGCCATGATTATGGACTGGATGAGGAATCTGGAAGTTGGTATACCTGCTCTTCTTGAGGATGGAATCAAGATGATGATATATGCCGGGGAGTATGATCTCATATGCAACTGGCTTG GGAACTCGAGGTGGGTTCATGCCATGGAATGGTCTGGTCAGAAAGAGTTTGTCGCTGCTCCAAATGTCTCTTTCGTGGTTGATGGTGGAGAAGCAGGACAAATGAAAAGCTATGGTCCTCTCACTTTCCTCAAG GTCCATGATGCTGGTCATATGGTCCCAATGGATCAGCCTAAGGCTGCCTTGGAAATGCTGAAGAGATGGACTCAAGGGCAGCTTTCAGAACAAGGTCAGGTGGCTGACATGTGA